In one Gossypium hirsutum isolate 1008001.06 chromosome D09, Gossypium_hirsutum_v2.1, whole genome shotgun sequence genomic region, the following are encoded:
- the LOC107908170 gene encoding UDP-glycosyltransferase 73C4 has product MALNSTKPHFVLIPFMCQGHLLPLIDIGRLLADRNVIVTIITTPQNAARFSAGVNRDIESKLSISVLELRFPAAEAGLPDGCETVDNLPSMDLMSNFHAAMSMLQVPLEKLLRELKPCPNCLIHDKHFTWMGEIASKLQIPRILFDGKSCFTHLCSHNISTSKVHECVSEGEPFAVPGLPDQIEFTIGQLPGNLNPRSNMKELSKKIIAAEEGAYGSIVNSFEELEAEYAKSYQKIKEHKVWCVGPASLCNRDNIDKAKRGNEALTDENQCLKWLDSWPASSVIYVCFGSLNRLTPPQLMELGFALEASNKPFIWVIRGGYKREEIEKWFAEDGFEERVKGRGLLIRGWAPQLLILSHPSVGGFLTHCGWNSTLEGISCGVPMITWPLFAEQFFNEKHLVQVLKVGVRVGVEFVVHMGVEDKYGVLVKSEDIKKAVESLMDEGKEGEERRERARNLAEMAKKAVEEGGSSYLNIALLIEDIKQQETIAGPDVA; this is encoded by the coding sequence ATGGCCTTGAACTCTACCAAACCTCATTTCGTATTGATACCCTTTATGTGCCAAGGGCACCTTCTTCCCTTGATAGACATAGGCAGGCTATTGGCTGACCGTAATGTAATCGTTACTATAATTACCACACCTCAGAATGCTGCTCGTTTTAGTGCAGGCGTCAATCGCGACATTGAATCCAAGCTATCCATCTCAGTTCTTGAACTTCGATTCCCGGCTGCAGAGGCCGGTTTGCCAGATGGGTGTGAAACAGTCGACAATCTCCCATCCATGGACCTCATGAGCAACTTCCATGCTGCAATGAGCATGCTGCAGGTGCCACTGGAGAAGCTATTACGTGAGCTAAAGCCTTGTCCAAACTGCCTAATACATGATAAGCACTTCACTTGGATGGGTGAAATCGCCTCCAAGCTTCAGATTCCAAGGATTTTATTTGATGGAAAAAGCTGTTTCACTCATTTGTGCAGTCATAACATAAGCACTTCCAAGGTCCATGAATGTGTCTCCGAAGGAGAGCCTTTTGCTGTGCCGGGACTGCCCGATCAAATCGAATTCACTATAGGGCAGTTACCTGGAAACCTCAATCCAAGATCAAACATGAAAGAGCTTAGTAAGAAGATAATAGCAGCTGAAGAAGGAGCTTACGGATCAATAGTAAACAGCTTCGAGGAGTTGGAAGCCGAATATGCGAAATCATATCAAAAGATCAAAGAACATAAAGTGTGGTGCGTAGGTCCTGCGTCATTATGCAACAGGGATAACATTGATAAAGCTAAAAGAGGTAACGAGGCTCTAACAGATGAAAACCAATGcttgaaatggcttgattcaTGGCCTGCAAGCTCAGTAATCTATGTTTGCTTTGGAAGCCTCAACCGTTTAACACCTCCTCAGTTAATGGAACTAGGTTTTGCCTTGGAAGCATCAAATAAACCCTTCATTTGGGTTATTAGAGGAGGATataaaagagaagaaatagaaaaatGGTTTGCCGAAGATGGATTCGAAGAAAGGGTAAAAGGAAGAGGCCTTTTGATAAGAGGCTGGGCACCGCAACTGTTAATTTTATCACACCCCTCCGTTGGAGGATTTTTGACACACTGTGGGTGGAATTCCACACTTGAAGGAATCAGTTGTGGGGTGCCAATGATAACATGGCCCTTGTTTGCCGAGCAGTTCTTTAACGAGAAGCACCTTGTGCAAGTACTGAAAGTTGGTGTTAGAGTTGGTGTGGAATTTGTGGTGCATATGGGGGTGGAAGATAAATATGGGGTGCTGGTGAAGAGTGAAGATATTAAAAAAGCTGTTGAGAGTTTAATGGATGAAGGAAAGGAAGGAGAAGAGAGAAGGGAAAGGGCAAGAAACCTAGCCGAGATGGCGA